The genomic DNA attaatttatttgtttggtagCCTACATTGTGGGAAAGATGTAGAAACTgcattatttgatatttttatcatACTCACATCATTAATTGTTTGTCTTTTCATCATTGCAATGTATTGTAAGTACATTTATAACTAGAGGAGTTTCTATTGTGATTTATATGTACATTTTTATCATAGacacaaaatttgatatttttttgcaaattttttttgttgaattgacTCAAATAAGTTTATCTAATTCATGTCAAATATTTGACactatatcaaattatattttgttgttttttttttttatctcaaatattattttgcttATCTTAACTAAACATTTTGTAGTACCTACTAGTAAAGAAATAAAtgtgtataataataataatactggGGTAACATGCCCATACCTACTTCTATCCCTTTATGGGTGAGTAAGTATTATTatcactattataataataataatagtaataggAGTAAGCAGTAACAATGGCCTAGAAAAGGCACCACTTTCtttttgtcttcttcttcaaaattatatgattagtgTAAcgatataattattgataattaacaataatttgaaaaaatataattaagttagCATAAATAGGACATTCACGTGATGAAAGATTATCAGTCGATATCATGTGATGGACTCATTTTTACCCACCCATTCATCCATTCACGGggactttttatttataacttgatatttttaatttatttgaaaattttatcaaaaaaaacaaaaaagagttGCAATAATTTGAATCAAACTAACCATTGATGGGAGAAAGTTGCAATGCATAATACTGCACATGGACATGGTGAAAGTGGTGCAGGAAACACTATAGAGCTAAATAGCTAAATGGGAAGAGATGAAAAGGAAAATGACAAattgaagaggaagaagaagaagtgctTTTTGCTCACGGGTTTGGTAAATATCTATGatttaaatcattaaacaaacaaacaattttCTCCCTTTCTCCCTGTCGTTTCCCCAACATTTTGATCTAATTTCATACATATGCTTGTTGGGTTTTGATTGTCCGAACCAAAGAAAGCATCATAACCCATTTTGGTTAATTAATTGGTGTTCTGAAAGTAAACACTAATTCATATCTTCAAagatgtcttcttcttcttacaGTCGTTGTTTACTGCAAATTCTAATGTCTAGTTGGTTGCATATAACAATGTTCATTATTATTATGGCCGTatgcggcggcggcggcggtggcGGCGCCGTAGTAAGTGGTGCTCCGACATTGAATGTTGGCAACATATCAAAGGTGTTGGATTCTTCATATTTCCACATTTACTATGGCCAGACCTTCAAAGTTATCAAGAACTCCCTTGATGGCATAAGTTATCTTCTCATCCAAAACAATTCCAAAATGGCAGCAGCAAAGACCAAATATTGCACATCAAGAATCAAATCATTCATCATCCCACTTTCTAACTATTCAATTGACACTGATTTCTTCCCAGGTTTCTtcttttaaatgataattattaGCTAGCTAGCCATGATGTATTTCTGAATCATGTGTttgtttgttgttgttgttgttcataTCTCACACATGGACTACCAAATTCCAGTTTCTTTCTTCGAGGTAAGCGCAATTTGAGTTGGTTATTTGacatgtatatattataaacatggTTGAATTTTCAATCTATGTATATACAGCTTCTTGGATTACTTGGAAGATTAAAAGGAATAACATCTTCAAGCATGGTTACTTCAGAATGTGTTCTTAAGCTGTATAATGAAGGACAAATTGAGATTATAAACAAGACTCAGTCTCAACAAATTAAACAGTTTGCAGCTTATTTCATTAGCAATAATGATGAACAATTCCAATCTTGTAACTTTGCTACTTTTCTCCCTAATGGTGAAGACAATCCTCTCCAGGTAATCAATCACTAATCAATCctcttttcaattttatttttttaattttgtttcctTCATTTTTGTAGAGAGCAGAGTGGATTAAGTACTTGGGATCTTTTGTAAACATGGAAGTCAGAGCAAATCAAGTTTATGATTCAGTAAGAACTCTGATAACCATTTTGTTTAATGAATGCACCATTCTTAATTTTCTGATTTCTTTCTTGTACATAGATTAAAGAGAATTACTTATGCTTAGCAAAGGCTGCTGCAAGTAAGACCACCACCCCATTCAAACCAACTGTAGCTTGGATTGAGTATAGCGATAATGTATGTATGCATGTTCATTTCGCGTTTCAAACTGTATTTCCATTGAATTCTTATCTTCACATTTAAACAGTGCTGATTTCTACAGGGTATTTGGTCATTCACCCAAGATGCATACAAGTTGaaggtaaaaaattaattaaatgtttggATCATGAAAGTTGAGTCATTATTGAACATATTCTGGAAAATGCAATGCAATGCAGTATGTAGAAGATGCTGGTGGGGAGAATATCGACGAATCAATCAACAAAATTACCTACAATATTTCCACCCCCGATGATTTGGAGTCTCTCCACGCCATTTTATGCGTAAGTTTATATATCTTTCTTGAAAAAACTGTTTGTTTTTCAGGCTGCCTGTGACTGAGcaatttaataacaaattgtAGACGGTAGAGGTAGTTATCGATGAGACATACACATCTGATCCAGCAAATTACTTGCTTTCGAACTTTCTTCAAAACATCAATGTTGAAGATGAGTCTTGTTTCTCCTTCCTTAATCAAAGTATATGGAGATACGATAAACGAATACAGTCATATAGTCTAGGTAAATACTCAGATGccaattttttcatatttttatttcatcctCCTCTTACTTAATAACAGATgatttcctttttttctttttcaaaaaagacTGGTATGATGGAGCAGTTTCACAGCCTCAAGTTGTTCTAGCAGATCTTATTGAAGTTCTGTTTCCATCTGGAAGTTATGTAACATCATATTTCAGGAATCTAGCCAAGGTCAGCCAGCCAACATTAATAATGTTAACAATTAGTTTCTTTTAATGACAAATTCTAATACTtgaattaacattattaatggAGCAGGGTGAAAACGCGACGAACATTGAATTTGCTACGTGTGATCGAGATATCTCAACTCCTATGGAGCCTAAGATTGTTCCCTGCAAGTAAGGTACTTGCTATATGGGACTTTGTTTAATTTTTGTGTGTTTAGTGGGGATGGAAAGAAAaatgtactttttttttattttgctgaATCAAACAACTTGGTTATGTTgaaatttattacatattttacaatCATATGATGATTCAAATAAATCCCATTGCACTTTCTAGCCTTGAGCTTACTTCCGGGATCCAGTTAACCTGGAATTTAAGGTTAATGAAGTTAGTTATGATCATTgagaattcaaattcaaattcaaaatcaagAGAAGGTGCAGGTGACATGCCTGCTTGAGAGCTTTGGTTTAGGTTTTTCCTTAGGTTGTTCATCAGGCTTTGTTTCAACAGGTGTTGGAGTTAAACTTTTCGCCTTCAAATGAAAAAGTCGAAAACAGTAAATCGCGaagaaaatagattaaaaaaataaaatttgatgaaaagaAATGTACCAGTTTCCTGAATTGGAGATTGTAGAGCATTTCAATGTATCTCATCTTTGCTAGTTTCTGTTCTTTATTTAACTGTCTCCAGAAGCCATATATTGATCCCATTTTCAGCACCTTTTTTGCATAGATCTTCCATGTATAGCTGCATTCACCAATCccacaaaaacaaaattatattttagaaaaccacataatcaaaagatcaaattttttttgacaaaCCATTCTTCAATTCTTAGTAATCCAGCATTTGAAATCTTGCTCCAGTAACCCGAGTCATCTTTGCATTTCTGGAAGAAATCAGCGATCTTATCTCCAGCTTGATCTCCATTGGTCGGATCAATATGGAAGCCAGAAACACCATCAACGATGATCTCGGCTGGCCCTCCCTGATTGGTAGCGAAAATGGGCAATCCACAGTTCATGGCCTCAATGACCGTGAGACCAAACGCCTCATAAAGCGCCGGTTGGACGAAAACACCTTTTGTGTCGGCGATACATCGGTAAAGCTCTCCATTCCGGTTCCTGTCCGTCTGTGCCGCGATCCATCTTATCTTTCCCCTCAGTTTGTATTTCTCAATCAACAcgtgcattttcttgatctcAGCCGCTTCTTCTCTGTCCTTGGATTTCTCAGGATCAAAGAATCCGGCGACCACCACAAGGTTGGCCGAGGTATTCAGCCGTTTGTTCTTCCCGTACCACTCTGTTAACCCGGATATGTTCTTCACTATGTCCAATCTAGCCATGGAGAACACAATAGGCTTTTCCCTTTCTTTCAAATAACCTCTGTTCTTATTAGAACACCATGTTAGATTCTTGTTTCTTCTATAAGCATTTCAACCCATTTAAAAAACTTGCTTACATGTGTTGATCGTTCTCCACGTTACCAAAGAGTAGCTCTTCAATGGCGGGACGAAACTGCTTGAATCGTTTCTCAGTCATTGTACAAGGGAAGTACACGGATTGATCAGCTCCGGGAGAAGCAATATTGAACTTAGGATCGAACACGTTTATGCCCGACACTACTCGATTAAGCCCTGGAAGAGTAAACGCTGCATGGCTTTCGTATTGCCCTGGCCTATCCTTGCTGCAAAAAATGACGAATTTGATGATTGGGTAGTTAAATTTCAAAAGTTagttgtattttgtctaattaGTACCTTCCGGCGATTTCTTGGTAAGTGCTGGTGATTATGAAATCTGCTGCGTTCATTGCAATGGTATCGGCTGTGAATTGGCATGAGAAATGGTATTTTTTGTCCAATTCCTTCCATTTTAAGTCTGAATCCTCGTATTTAGTTTTCTCCAAAGCATGCGCAATCGTCCCCTGTTTATATGATCGTGATTTTTATGGTTAGTAAAGTGAAAACAAAGCTCAAACCAAACCGATATTGAACAAAAGATATACCAGAGTTATCCCGAGTTTGTTAGCCATGAGAGACGCCACCAAGTTCCCATCTGTGTAGTTTCCAATGATAAGATCCGGTTTTCCTTTCATTATCTCGAGGATTTTCTCCGTTGCATCCTGTCAATTCTAACATGTTTAACTATTTGAACGAATCGTAAGTACATTTCTTGGTATTCGAACGATGACATACATGCGTGAACTTTTCGAGGTAAGGGTATATGTCGAAACGGGAAACCCATTGGCGGAGGACTCCATTTTGCGTGTTGAAGGGTACACGAAGGATGTAAGAGTGTTTTGTGTTATCGATTGGTTCGATCTCTTGGTTGCACTTGGTCCCCTTAGACTCGGGTATAAGTCGAGTTACCTTTTGAATCATAATCAAGAAGATTATAATCAAGATTTTAATGTAAGTAATCATTATAGATTTAAAAGAGAGACTTACAACTAGTATCTGAGGCTTCACATTTAAGCCTTGATCTTTGATTCTTTGCAACAACTCTTGTTCCAAAGCCACAACTTGGTCCAACACATACACAACCTGCCCTCCAGTGTCGGGCAAGCCAAGAACATCGGACTGACCAAAGTAACCGTGAACAGAGAACATGACAACTTTAAAAACAGTTGGAAGTCTACTAAAGAACCTCTCCATGTTTGACGGGTCAGGTGCCTGGAGCACTTCAGACAATAATCTCATGGTGTCTTTAGTTATTCCAACGTTACTTCCCCATCCTTTCTCGAACCCCCATGTCTTAAACCTCGTCTCGAAATCCTGAAACAGAGTTTCATTGGGAAGCGACGACAGGGCAACGTCGGCAAGGATTAACGCATTTTGAAGTTTAGTAGGGTTGTCAAGGGTCTTATTGATCATCAGTTTCTAcaagaaaaaaattgagttaaaataagagaaaccaattattagttaaactatttatatatatacctcTCCTTCGAGATTCAAGGATTGAAGGTAGTCGACAAGCGGTTGAGAGCTGCCGTAGAGCTTTGAAGAAAGGTGTTTCGAGATGAAACTCATCCCACTTCCAATGGAAGATGATAGGTTCATTCTAGGGGACTTGAAATCAATAGCCCCGAAATCAATTTCAAGTGAGTTTTCATCTTTAGCCCtgcattttttataaataagaaaacttaCAAACATTGAAACATGAAAACATTAGTTAATCAATTAACATATACCAATTCTCATCTACGATCATTTCTTTGATCTTCAAGTATTCTGTTGCGGTTATTCCCTCCACAGAATTTAGATCATTGGAGTTAACCTTAACGAATTCCCAGAATCCAGGATTAGGCCTAACAGCAAAGGCGATAAGAGGAGGAACCACTGCAGCCTCCTGCATGCATGCATGAATCATGATCATATGGTTATGTATTGTGTCTTGTTTGAGTAATGGCATGGATATATAACTAAAGAACCTGAGTGTTGCACAAGATGTAACCAAGCAAGCCATCGAGGACTCGAGCCCTTTCGGTTTGATCTACGATAACATTCCTCATCTCGTCCATTAAGTGTCGAAGTTTCATCAATCTCTTGCCCTTTTCAGTATACTTGATCAAGCATTTCTTCATATGATAAGGGTTTTCGCCTATTGCGTCGGGCATGCTGTCGGCTATGGTTGTTGATCGCTTCATGACAGGTGTCGCCACGGCAGTGGAAGTGGAAGCCATTTCAGATCTTTAGTGTCGTTATTTCCAATTAAGGTTGTTAGAATTGGTATTGAGAAGATCTGGAATTTATACAGGTATGATTGATCCGTTACTTATTAtgtataaacttttatttaaagatggtataataattattcttaatttcCTAGACAAGGAAAAAGAACATTCTATTAGCCGTGAAGAAAGTGCAAAAgcaaagaatattattattattattatttatattaaatgatgaaaccattttattaactaatataattattttagaaaaaaaacttattgGTTAAAATTCTTAAGATGTTAAAGTTATTAATAgagtttaacatttttttttcttaaatatatattagctatcctttttttaattatttaaattcaactaatattttattaaaaaaatattattttttatttataatatgaataaattttactatctataaagaatatttaaatttataatttttttcaatttaaatcaatttagattttaatattgGCTCATTAAATATATCATGacttttctttaaaaaaaattatttatatttccaTGTGTACTTGACACacaatttgattataatttaataatagtaaaaaagtgataaattaatcattaaatttaaacttttttattattagtcaaattttcaattattttttattaattattttcagttatttccttattaattattattttttaattatataaatcgtctaagattataattattaatatatatatatatatatattcacctaacttatttatatatataatatatcatgtcacaaatttaaatatatttatatatatatatataattaaatttaaattataatttcaaaaatatttagagaaataaaataattaataaatattttttaaattatataatttattttaatctatatatccatatatttacatttgtgacataatatattatataaatcatatatatatatatatatataaataaataagttaggtgaatatatatattataattatattttagtaaaatattttataattttaaataaaataatatttaaataatttataaatataaagttaaatattttttctaagattttattcctattataaattgaaaaatataatattttataaattttatttaataaaagataagtTGAATTTTAATGATCAAGTGGAGGAAATATGATAGAGAAGAGATGTGATATAagtgagaaaaaaaagttaatatatttaataatttaaactgtaagagattaaataaattaattttaaataatataaatgtttaaataaatttgtaataatttattcgATCTAGTTATAAAAATacagttttaattttattattttatacataaatattaaaaaaattataagcaGTATACAAATAATTTGATTCTTCATAATaacttgaatatttaatttaggttAAAGTCACATTTTCTCGACTGAATTCACGTTATTTTGCAATCGTgttttaactattattttaactaagcgGTCAGACAGGTCAACTCAGGGCGAAACAGACCTCTCCATCAAAATTCATTGTTTGATGGGTCGACGGTGGGCCTATCCACCATCCCGGCTGGCTGAAAATCCTCAATCCAACCCAACCCAAGAAGAGTTGCGGGTTAGATGGGTCAGCCCGCGGGTTGTttcactacaaataaaaataaataaaaatgattaatagtTCTAAAAAATAAGAGCTcaagaacatgatcaaatagtcaTAATGATTGCACAAATCAGTAGCTCAAGTAAAATCTTTTGGTCTATTTTCTTAGACTTCATATTTTCATCTTGATCAAGAATCATTTGTTCTACGTCGTGAAACTTCAATTTGTTGTAAGTTTTAACATGACGCCACAATGTAGAAGTCCCATAATGTTTACCCCACATTTATACTGTTTTTTCATCCATTACACTCAGCTTTTTCTATATTATCAATGCccttcattttcttaaaatacatccaaatatcaTAATATTCCCTACACTTTTTAGATGACCTTTCATAATGCTTAGCactttcaaattcatcaacatCCTAATTAATACCTTGATTTTGAGAGGAGTCTATTTCGAAAATGAATCTGTTATTTAACAGAATATTAAGTTTCAAACTTTCAGTGTGAAGTTTCTGGAACTggaaccaagtttgaatccacAAACCCTTGAAAACGAGAACGAATAGAAGAAAtgtggaaaaaataaataaccgGCCAATGGAagaagtattgagtattgatTGCTGCAATCTGGAACCAGGTTTGAATCCACGAACCCTTGAAGGCGAGAACGAAGAAAAATAAGGAGGAATAAATAAGTAGCCGGCGGCCGATGGGCAAAGTGTTGTCTGGGAGTAAAAAAACTAGGGCTATATATGCGGCATATGCCTATAAGACTATAAAtcagattagattttttttgcCAACCCAAGCCCGACCCGCCTAGGCCCGCGACCCGAGTGAGCCGGCTCATGTAGGCCCATTTCCAAATGGATTGCTAATATTTCAACTCAACCCGTCTAAATTGTTTGacgggcgggtcaacccaacgGGCCTATCCCAAATTGACGGCTCTAATTTTAACCATTAAAATTGTCAAACTGCTCAAATACTCtcacttaataataataataaaataattatttcaattaattatttaattatgatttgaatttaattttgattatattgaatttattattcaaaataattatttttaaatttataaattagataacTAATtacaaactttaattttttttaaacctcaAGTAGATAACTATTCtacaagaataaaaaataactttataatgaGATAAGCCTTATATATCCATTTATTCTTAATAGCATatcaatttatcttttatttgtACCTTTCTATCAAAAGTATAAATTTTCAACCAACTTTATCTttcttagtaaaaaaaaatactaaattagaGAACATCTAGTAATCTAGGAGATTGATAGCTGTTGATTGAATTTTTCATTCAAAGTGGAAGCAAGAAGGtgaatttctctctttctcttagTTTGTCACTggtattattttttgtttttaaattcaacagATTGAAAATTAACTTGCATTAAGTTGTTGGTGTAGATTTCTTTCAAGAACATTCCATTCAACTGGAGATGTCGGCTTTTCTTCTAAGGGTGGTGCCCCCAGCTCATCCTGAATCAATCAGACAAGGAAAAAGATTTCTGAAAACCATTCCTCAAGGTTCATTAGGAACAAGGAATGACAAGAACAAGATGGGCTGGAACTACTTTGTTTCTTCCTCCTCTCGATCCTCTGGTGCAGATTTCAGGCCTTCTTATATAGCTGCGGCTGTTTTAGAGCCTGAAATTGGAATCTCCTCTCAGCAGAAGGTTTATGATGTGGTTTTGAAGCAAGCTGGTTTATTGAAAAGGGTGCAAGAAGATGGTCATgaagaagtgatcatcaaaccTGATGTTGTTTTGCCAGGGACCTTAAGCTTGTTGATGAATGAAGCTTATGATCGTTGTGGTGAAGTTTGTGAAGAGTATGCTAAGACATTTTACATGGGTTTGACATTCTTATTCTCtactaatttatttctttacttcaagataccattttttttatttttttttttgggttttgggTTTTTCAGGTACATTGCTGATGACTTTGGAGAGGCGAAGGGCGATTTGGGCAATTTATGGTgactttttttctttcatcaatAAAACTTTGGATTTGTCTTTTTGGGTGCTGTATTGTTTAGATTGATTAAATGATCAAATCTATTTTTATCACATTGtcaaaaagacaaaaatatgatttacaaacttttttttcttaaataagaaTCAACTAATTGGTAAGAAAGGAACTTTAGTTACACTTTACATTAAGTATTATcgcattttattttttatttttattttttttaataaaagagactAGCATTACCACACATGTTATGACATATATTTCAACTTAAGTcgttttaagtgaaaattaaacTCGTGATATTTGTTCTCTTAAGAATCACTCTTACTGGattattataacatttgttaaataaaataaaatcatttttaacttTTGCTTTTATGTGGAAAATCGTAAATTAGTAGTAAGGCATAATAACTCATGTCTTCAACTTCATGTGTTTGAGTTCTCAACGACATTTCATATAATATTAGGCATTATCAAATTGGTTTGTTAATGTCAACGAGAGTTTTAAGAGATTTTCGAGTACACTTTAaagatcaaataaaatatccaaAACTAAAAAGGTCCAATTGTGTTAGCTTTTATTTCTAACAAATGTCTCTTTATGATATAGTTTGGTGTAGGAGAACAGACGAGCTTGTTGACGGGCCAAATGCACCGCACATAACACCAACGGCGTTGGACAAATGGGAATCGAGACTGGATGACATTTTTCGTGGGCGTCCATTTGACATGCTTGATGCTGTATTAGCAGACACTGTTTCCAAGTTCCCTGTCGATATTCAGGTCAAAATCAATGTGTTACTTCACTTATATTTGACATTAATGAAGTATGAACTAACAAATGTAGATATTGGATCTGCATGCAGCCCTTCAAAGATATGATAGAAGGAATGAGAATGGACCTTAGAAAATCGAGATACAAAAACTTTGACGAATTGTACCTGTATTGTTACTATGTGGCCGGGACTGTGTCCCTCATGAGTGTCCCTGTTATGGGCATTTCTCCAAAATCTAAAGCCACGACCGAGAGTGTTTACATCGCATCCCTAGCTCTGGGAATCGCAAATCAGTTGACCAACATCCTTAGGGACGTTGGAGAAGAGTAAGCAATTAAGATTTGAtcatatataacttttaaaaatgtcTAATACAATATGATACAAATGATAGTCGTTTAAACATAATCAGTGCTAGAAGGGGTAGAGTATATCTACCTCAGGACGAGTTGGCTTTGGCTGGGCTATCGGACGAGGACATATTTGCTGGAAAGGTAACCGATAAATGGAGGGATTTCATGAGGAATCAAATAAAGAGGGCTAAAATGTACTTCGATGAAGCTGAGAAAGGAGTTGCAGAACTCAGCTCGGCTAGTAGATGGCCAGTAAGTGCATCTATATATGGCtagcttattatttttttggtagtGAAGACTCGAACCCATGACTCTAGAAACGTTGTTAAAATGATTGTATGGATGCAGGTGTCGGCTGCATTGGTTCTGTATAGGCAAATACTTGACGAGATCGAACAAAATGACTACAACAACTTCACAAAGAGAGCTTATGTtaacaaacataagaagataATTACATTACCGTTTGCATATGCCAAAACTCTCGTTCCCTTCGTTAACAACGTCCAAGCATAATGTTCCTCGACTATATGGTAAGTTGTTCGATACAAGCATTATAGATTTTCGATTGGCTTTTATGTGAAGAAGAACTCGTGTTTTAAAGGTAATGGATTCGACTATTTATGTGG from Impatiens glandulifera chromosome 9, dImpGla2.1, whole genome shotgun sequence includes the following:
- the LOC124914368 gene encoding uncharacterized protein LOC124914368 isoform X1, producing the protein MSSSSYSRCLLQILMSSWLHITMFIIIMAVCGGGGGGGAVVSGAPTLNVGNISKVLDSSYFHIYYGQTFKVIKNSLDGISYLLIQNNSKMAAAKTKYCTSRIKSFIIPLSNYSIDTDFFPVSFFELLGLLGRLKGITSSSMVTSECVLKLYNEGQIEIINKTQSQQIKQFAAYFISNNDEQFQSCNFATFLPNGEDNPLQRAEWIKYLGSFVNMEVRANQVYDSIKENYLCLAKAAASKTTTPFKPTVAWIEYSDNGIWSFTQDAYKLKYVEDAGGENIDESINKITYNISTPDDLESLHAILCTVEVVIDETYTSDPANYLLSNFLQNINVEDESCFSFLNQSIWRYDKRIQSYSLDWYDGAVSQPQVVLADLIEVLFPSGSYVTSYFRNLAKGENATNIEFATCDRDISTPMEPKIVPCK
- the LOC124914368 gene encoding uncharacterized protein LOC124914368 isoform X2 codes for the protein MFIIIMAVCGGGGGGGAVVSGAPTLNVGNISKVLDSSYFHIYYGQTFKVIKNSLDGISYLLIQNNSKMAAAKTKYCTSRIKSFIIPLSNYSIDTDFFPVSFFELLGLLGRLKGITSSSMVTSECVLKLYNEGQIEIINKTQSQQIKQFAAYFISNNDEQFQSCNFATFLPNGEDNPLQRAEWIKYLGSFVNMEVRANQVYDSIKENYLCLAKAAASKTTTPFKPTVAWIEYSDNGIWSFTQDAYKLKYVEDAGGENIDESINKITYNISTPDDLESLHAILCTVEVVIDETYTSDPANYLLSNFLQNINVEDESCFSFLNQSIWRYDKRIQSYSLDWYDGAVSQPQVVLADLIEVLFPSGSYVTSYFRNLAKGENATNIEFATCDRDISTPMEPKIVPCK
- the LOC124914367 gene encoding sucrose synthase 6-like produces the protein MASTSTAVATPVMKRSTTIADSMPDAIGENPYHMKKCLIKYTEKGKRLMKLRHLMDEMRNVIVDQTERARVLDGLLGYILCNTQEAAVVPPLIAFAVRPNPGFWEFVKVNSNDLNSVEGITATEYLKIKEMIVDENWAKDENSLEIDFGAIDFKSPRMNLSSSIGSGMSFISKHLSSKLYGSSQPLVDYLQSLNLEGEKLMINKTLDNPTKLQNALILADVALSSLPNETLFQDFETRFKTWGFEKGWGSNVGITKDTMRLLSEVLQAPDPSNMERFFSRLPTVFKVVMFSVHGYFGQSDVLGLPDTGGQVVYVLDQVVALEQELLQRIKDQGLNVKPQILVVTRLIPESKGTKCNQEIEPIDNTKHSYILRVPFNTQNGVLRQWVSRFDIYPYLEKFTHDATEKILEIMKGKPDLIIGNYTDGNLVASLMANKLGITLGTIAHALEKTKYEDSDLKWKELDKKYHFSCQFTADTIAMNAADFIITSTYQEIAGSKDRPGQYESHAAFTLPGLNRVVSGINVFDPKFNIASPGADQSVYFPCTMTEKRFKQFRPAIEELLFGNVENDQHIGYLKEREKPIVFSMARLDIVKNISGLTEWYGKNKRLNTSANLVVVAGFFDPEKSKDREEAAEIKKMHVLIEKYKLRGKIRWIAAQTDRNRNGELYRCIADTKGVFVQPALYEAFGLTVIEAMNCGLPIFATNQGGPAEIIVDGVSGFHIDPTNGDQAGDKIADFFQKCKDDSGYWSKISNAGLLRIEECYTWKIYAKKVLKMGSIYGFWRQLNKEQKLAKMRYIEMLYNLQFRKLAKSLTPTPVETKPDEQPKEKPKPKLSSRLTGSRK
- the LOC124916116 gene encoding phytoene synthase 2, chloroplastic-like, giving the protein MSAFLLRVVPPAHPESIRQGKRFLKTIPQGSLGTRNDKNKMGWNYFVSSSSRSSGADFRPSYIAAAVLEPEIGISSQQKVYDVVLKQAGLLKRVQEDGHEEVIIKPDVVLPGTLSLLMNEAYDRCGEVCEEYIADDFGEAKGDLGNLWRTDELVDGPNAPHITPTALDKWESRLDDIFRGRPFDMLDAVLADTVSKFPVDIQPFKDMIEGMRMDLRKSRYKNFDELYLYCYYVAGTVSLMSVPVMGISPKSKATTESVYIASLALGIANQLTNILRDVGEDARRGRVYLPQDELALAGLSDEDIFAGKVTDKWRDFMRNQIKRAKMYFDEAEKGVAELSSASRWPVSAALVLYRQILDEIEQNDYNNFTKRAYVNKHKKIITLPFAYAKTLVPFVNNVQA